GCGGCGCGCGAGCGCGAAGCGAACTTGATCGTGATGGGTGTTCGTGGACGAAACCCGCTGGACATCATGCTGTTCGGGTCGACGGCGAACCAGGTGGTCCGCCATGCGCCTTGCCCGGTTATGACCATCAATGCGGTCTCACGGGAATCGGAAGACTGACGGTGGCTCGCGGCCCCGCCCATCTATAGTCGAGACCCCGAATCGAGCGAAACCAGCGAGCCGATGCGCTCTTGACCGCCGCCGACTGCGCGATAGGGTCTCGGGCGCGGACCCCATATCGACGAGGAGGCGGGGAATGAGGTACGGGTCTCGTACGTTTACTGTCGCGTTCGGGTTCGCTATGGGGCTCGCGTCGGCATGGGCCCAGATCGAGGATGAGCCCGCGCTGTCCCAAGGTCCCGCCCACGAGGAGATTGTCTCGATGCTCGCCCACGGCCCTCGCGAGCTGACGAGGGTGCGCCGCCTCGGGCTCGAGGTGTTCACCACCCCGTTCAACACCTTCGACGGACGTGGAGACGGTCCCTTTCGTGGCGAGCTCCCCACGGTCCTTCCCGGCAACCGGCCGACGCTTCACGGAAACGGCCAGCTGTTGCGCATGAACGGTCTCGACGCCCAGAGCTGCAACGATTGCCATAGCGTGATCAGCCACCTCACGCGGCCTCCGACCCTTGGGATCGGAGGGGTTGGGGGCATGGCTCAGAACGCCATCATCATGCCGACGATGATCGACGTCGCCGACTCGGAGGACGATCGGGTCGCCTTCGCCCCGGGGCACGACCCGGACATGAAGATGCTGCCGGACGGCATTGCTGACTTCAATGGCCGCCGCGTCTCCAATCCTCCGTTCCTGTTCGGAGGCGGCGGAGTCGAGCTTCTGGCGAAGGAAATGACTGCCGATCTTCAGGCCCTTCTTGCGAGGGCGCGGGATGCCGCCGCGGGCACGATTACCCAACTCGAGACGCACGGCGTCGCCTTCGGCTCGATCATGTCGCTCGGCGGGGGCCAGGTCGAGCTCGCCGTCGAAGGGATTGGTTTTGCCGACAACAGCAGCCATAGCCCGGAGGAGGTCCTCGTGGTGCGCCCCTTCGGGCGAAAAGGGGAGAACTTCTCCATGCGGGACTTCGATCGCGGCGCGATGCAGTTTCACTTCGGGCTGCAACCGGTCGAAGTGGTAGGGGAAGGTTTCGACGAAGATGGCGACGGGATCGCCGACGAGGTGAGCTCGGGAGAGATGA
This is a stretch of genomic DNA from Vicinamibacteria bacterium. It encodes these proteins:
- a CDS encoding universal stress protein is translated as AAREREANLIVMGVRGRNPLDIMLFGSTANQVVRHAPCPVMTINAVSRESED
- a CDS encoding di-heme oxidoredictase family protein, translated to MRYGSRTFTVAFGFAMGLASAWAQIEDEPALSQGPAHEEIVSMLAHGPRELTRVRRLGLEVFTTPFNTFDGRGDGPFRGELPTVLPGNRPTLHGNGQLLRMNGLDAQSCNDCHSVISHLTRPPTLGIGGVGGMAQNAIIMPTMIDVADSEDDRVAFAPGHDPDMKMLPDGIADFNGRRVSNPPFLFGGGGVELLAKEMTADLQALLARARDAAAGTITQLETHGVAFGSIMSLGGGQVELAVEGIGFADNSSHSPEEVLVVRPFGRKGENFSMRDFDRGAMQFHFGLQPVEVVGEGFDEDGDGIADEVSSGEMTALHVFDVTNPLPVAEKRDEAAQRGFATFVSIGRARCHVPTMETRSRYLPLAFPEVPEDPGANVYYLVDLVRVGFEPTKSGGVRVPLFADLKRHDMGSGLEETFERATIPNAEFTTARLWGIADTAPYLHDGRATTLTEAILAHGGEAQGARDAFVALFEADRRELRAFLATLRTPRKPNEELLRGAR